One Desulfobacterales bacterium DNA window includes the following coding sequences:
- a CDS encoding YbaB/EbfC family nucleoid-associated protein, whose protein sequence is MKGMGNMMKQAQKLQTQMMRLQEEMADKTVETTAGGGMIKVIANGRQQILSIQIEKEVVNPEDVEMLQDLMIAAVNDALQKSQEMVSAEMSKLTGGLNIPGLM, encoded by the coding sequence ATGAAAGGGATGGGAAATATGATGAAACAGGCCCAGAAGCTTCAAACCCAAATGATGAGACTTCAGGAGGAAATGGCCGATAAAACGGTGGAAACCACCGCCGGCGGCGGAATGATCAAAGTCATCGCCAATGGCCGGCAGCAGATCTTATCCATTCAGATCGAAAAAGAGGTGGTAAATCCCGAGGATGTGGAGATGCTGCAGGACTTAATGATTGCGGCCGTCAATGACGCATTGCAGAAGTCCCAGGAAATGGTCAGCGCTGAAATGAGCAAACTGACCGGCGGGTTGAATATTCCGGGATTGATGTAG
- the dnaX gene encoding DNA polymerase III subunit gamma/tau has product MSYLVLARKYRPQTFAEVVQQDHITRTLTNAISAGRMVHAVLFSGPRGTGKTTVARILAKAMNCEKGPTPVPCNSCRSCREITAGSAVDVYEIDGASNNSVDQIRDLRENIRYMPAHSQYKVYIIDEVHMLSIAAFNALLKTLEEPPAHVMFIFATTEPQKIPVTILSRCQRHDFRRISIDSMTRHMEMISGKEGIPMPSESVWLVAREAGGSMRDALSLLDQVMACCGAAVTHEQVLEILGIMDRKIIFDISKAFFHQDVPAVLEIIDETYAKGHDMKRLFAEIVEHARNMLIVKMGRNVDKLVDLPAHELDRIKDQVKDISVIFLNQVFDLLFREEVSVKLSTQPKLALEMVMIKLFQAKPVLPIEELILKLDALQKTVQSTPPLKSAGPDEGPVTPPLKKSRPAASESPAVAEQTKPFGGGPGAEDKDLASSWEKIVDIISEESPALASNLANSALKTLTDGTLEIEVNGNGFNINMIKRKKNMAILYKVVSDYFGKEKKITVTGRAISGNHNNEKKDTENRQKQAALNHPLVADAIEIFNGKLIDVKIR; this is encoded by the coding sequence ATGTCATATCTTGTACTCGCCCGCAAATACCGGCCGCAGACATTTGCTGAAGTCGTACAACAGGATCACATCACCCGGACATTGACCAACGCGATTTCCGCCGGGCGGATGGTTCATGCGGTACTCTTTTCAGGACCCCGGGGGACCGGCAAGACAACTGTTGCGCGTATTCTGGCAAAGGCCATGAACTGCGAAAAAGGGCCCACTCCGGTTCCCTGCAACAGTTGCAGATCCTGCCGGGAGATAACGGCCGGGTCGGCCGTTGATGTATATGAAATTGACGGCGCATCCAATAACAGTGTGGACCAGATACGGGATTTGCGTGAAAACATAAGGTACATGCCGGCCCACAGCCAGTATAAGGTTTATATCATCGATGAAGTCCACATGCTCAGCATTGCCGCATTTAATGCACTGCTGAAAACACTGGAAGAACCGCCGGCGCATGTCATGTTCATCTTTGCGACCACCGAGCCCCAGAAGATTCCGGTTACGATCCTGTCCCGCTGCCAGCGGCATGATTTCAGGCGCATCTCCATCGACTCCATGACGCGGCACATGGAAATGATCAGCGGCAAAGAAGGCATCCCCATGCCTTCCGAAAGCGTGTGGCTGGTTGCGCGTGAAGCCGGCGGAAGCATGCGGGACGCCCTCAGCCTGCTGGATCAGGTGATGGCCTGCTGCGGTGCCGCTGTTACCCATGAGCAGGTGTTGGAAATCCTGGGCATCATGGATCGAAAGATCATATTTGATATTTCAAAGGCTTTCTTTCATCAGGATGTTCCGGCCGTGCTGGAAATTATTGACGAGACCTATGCCAAAGGCCATGATATGAAGCGGCTGTTTGCGGAGATTGTAGAGCATGCCCGCAATATGCTGATTGTCAAAATGGGGAGAAATGTCGATAAACTGGTGGACTTGCCGGCACACGAATTGGATCGGATTAAAGACCAGGTAAAGGACATTTCCGTTATATTTTTAAACCAGGTTTTCGACCTTCTTTTCAGGGAGGAAGTCTCCGTCAAATTGTCGACCCAGCCGAAGCTGGCCCTTGAAATGGTAATGATCAAACTGTTTCAAGCTAAACCGGTGCTGCCGATAGAGGAATTGATTCTCAAGCTGGACGCGCTGCAAAAAACCGTCCAGTCGACGCCACCGCTAAAGTCGGCGGGGCCTGACGAGGGCCCGGTTACGCCTCCTTTGAAAAAAAGCCGGCCGGCTGCTTCTGAATCGCCGGCCGTTGCCGAACAGACAAAACCGTTTGGGGGTGGGCCCGGAGCAGAAGATAAGGACCTTGCGTCCAGCTGGGAAAAGATAGTGGATATCATTTCGGAAGAGTCCCCTGCTTTAGCGAGCAACCTTGCCAACAGCGCCCTGAAAACACTGACCGATGGAACGCTGGAAATTGAAGTCAACGGTAACGGCTTCAACATCAATATGATCAAGCGGAAAAAAAACATGGCGATCTTATACAAAGTCGTCAGCGATTATTTCGGCAAAGAGAAAAAAATAACGGTAACCGGCCGGGCAATATCCGGCAACCATAACAATGAAAAAAAAGACACGGAAAATCGTCAGAAGCAGGCGGCGCTCAATCACCCGCTGGTTGCAGATGCGATTGAAATATTCAACGGCAAGTTAATTGATGTGAAGATACGGTAG
- a CDS encoding flavin reductase family protein — protein sequence MKKKLTDVTRLVPCSVVLLSVATKDKQDAMTATATFVAENLPLLTVSVSKKSTCHELIEKSGELALNVAAADQVGLARKLGATHGKDVNKFKEFSIKTEAAEKISAPLIAGSLANIECKVVTSFPASNYIVYLVEAVAVKADDKKVPIAWFKDKYFALDKAAN from the coding sequence ATGAAAAAAAAGCTTACAGATGTAACCCGATTGGTGCCTTGTTCGGTTGTTTTATTGAGTGTCGCAACAAAAGATAAGCAGGATGCGATGACGGCGACGGCGACATTTGTTGCGGAAAATTTGCCTTTGCTGACGGTCAGTGTCTCCAAAAAGAGCACCTGTCATGAACTCATTGAAAAGAGCGGCGAACTTGCCTTAAATGTGGCTGCGGCCGACCAGGTGGGGCTGGCACGCAAACTGGGCGCCACCCATGGCAAGGATGTTAATAAATTCAAAGAGTTTTCCATCAAAACCGAGGCTGCTGAAAAAATATCCGCCCCGTTGATTGCCGGTTCTCTGGCCAACATCGAATGTAAGGTGGTAACATCTTTTCCGGCATCGAATTATATCGTCTATCTGGTGGAGGCGGTGGCAGTTAAAGCCGATGATAAAAAAGTTCCGATCGCCTGGTTCAAAGACAAGTATTTTGCTTTGGATAAAGCGGCAAACTGA
- a CDS encoding tRNA1(Val) (adenine(37)-N6)-methyltransferase, with protein MAAVTADAFLDGRITIKQHRSGYRFSIDAVILAAHARPRAGEAVVDLGTGCGVIPLILAHRNPDIRICGIEVQKELAEIAQWNVNDNNMADRIVIRQQDIKRLTPGMVAGPVDLVVSNPPYRLTHSGRLNPDRQKAVARHEISVTLADVVESANRILRTSGRFITIYPAERLTDVISQMRTSRIEPKKLRTIHSGRSIGAKLILVEGVKAVNPGMKILPPLFIYTRQGGYSREVQKMFLH; from the coding sequence ATGGCGGCAGTGACGGCAGATGCCTTTTTAGACGGTCGCATTACCATCAAACAGCACCGTTCGGGATATCGCTTTTCTATAGACGCCGTGATTCTGGCCGCCCATGCCCGGCCCCGAGCGGGCGAGGCGGTCGTCGATCTGGGAACCGGCTGTGGCGTCATTCCCTTGATACTGGCCCATCGCAATCCGGATATCAGGATTTGCGGTATAGAAGTGCAAAAAGAACTGGCTGAGATAGCCCAGTGGAATGTGAATGACAATAACATGGCGGACCGGATCGTCATACGTCAACAGGACATTAAACGCCTGACTCCCGGGATGGTAGCCGGTCCGGTTGATCTGGTTGTCAGCAACCCGCCCTATAGACTTACGCACAGCGGCCGCTTGAATCCGGACCGGCAAAAAGCGGTTGCCCGTCATGAAATCAGCGTTACCCTTGCAGACGTTGTTGAAAGTGCCAACCGCATTTTAAGGACTTCCGGACGGTTTATAACGATCTATCCGGCAGAAAGGCTGACCGATGTCATCTCGCAGATGCGGACATCCCGAATCGAACCCAAGAAATTGCGTACCATTCATTCCGGCCGCTCGATCGGCGCCAAGCTGATTCTGGTGGAAGGCGTCAAAGCCGTAAATCCCGGAATGAAGATCCTGCCGCCGCTTTTTATTTATACCCGACAGGGGGGATACTCCAGAGAAGTTCAGAAGATGTTCCTGCACTGA
- a CDS encoding DUF721 domain-containing protein, producing MENKRKNRKEFVHIGSIVNKVFGVARNDADADMIQVWNVWKGVVGSAVAENARPAAFKGNLLLVNVSSSPWLQQLQFLKGDLIIKLNQALKQELVREIKFKIGPLE from the coding sequence ATGGAAAATAAACGCAAGAACAGGAAGGAATTTGTTCATATCGGCAGCATTGTGAATAAGGTCTTTGGCGTCGCCCGGAATGATGCGGACGCCGACATGATTCAGGTATGGAATGTCTGGAAAGGGGTTGTGGGGAGTGCGGTTGCAGAAAATGCACGGCCTGCGGCATTTAAGGGAAATCTCCTCCTGGTGAATGTCAGCAGTTCACCGTGGCTGCAGCAGCTCCAGTTTTTAAAAGGAGATCTTATCATCAAACTGAATCAGGCATTGAAACAGGAACTCGTCAGGGAAATAAAATTTAAAATCGGACCGCTTGAATAG